From Rutidosis leptorrhynchoides isolate AG116_Rl617_1_P2 chromosome 3, CSIRO_AGI_Rlap_v1, whole genome shotgun sequence, a single genomic window includes:
- the LOC139898340 gene encoding uncharacterized protein produces the protein MLKLLASYNDELAKVVLGNAPYNSQCTSGLIQKEILSIIANNVRKHIRNEVGDSYFCVMIDEARDESKQEQMAIVLRFVDKDGLIRERFLTLVHVYDTCSLTLKTNLWNQLLHYQFDTTKIRGQGYDGASNMRGEWNGLQALVAKDCPYAYYVHCFAHRLQLVLVASSREVISVHQFFTKLTSIINVVCASSKRHDELQKAKSDHIKCLLELGEIKYGKGKNQVGTIRRASDTRWGSHFNSVCSLIDMYDATFVVLQSIIKDGCSSQRGDADAAYGYMISFEFVFILHLIKEIMGMTNTLSKALQKKNQDIGNAISLVSATKESLNNFRNSGWDSFIEQVIIFSEKHKVNIPDFKAPYKSTRYRPCGQDNQVSVEHYYKVDVFICTLDKQLNEMESRFDDRAMENSYFLFGSKKYL, from the coding sequence ATGTTAAAACTTCTTGCTTCATATAATGATGAACTTGCGAAGGTTGTGTTAGGGAATGCTCCTTATAATTCGCAGTGTACTTCGGGATTGATACAAAAAGAAATCTTGAGTATTATTGCAAACAATGTCCGAAAACATATTCGAAATGAAGTTGGTGATTCTTACTTTTGTGTCATGATTGATGAGGCACGTGATGAGTCTAAACAAGAGCAAATGGCTATAGTATTGAGATTTGTTGATAAAGATGGGTTGATAAGAGAGAGGTTCTTAACTTTGGTACATGTTTATGATACTTGCTCATTAACCCTTAAAACAAATTTGTGGAATCAACTTTTACATTACCAGTTTGATACTACAAAAATCCGTGGTCAAGGTTACGATGGTGCGAGTAACATGAGAGGGGAATGGAATGGTTTACAAGCACTTGTTGCTAAGGATTGTCCTTATGCATACTATGTTCATTGCTTTGCTCATAGATTACAGCTTGTCTTAGTTGCTTCTTCAAGAGAAGTTATTTCGGTCCACCAATTTTTCACAAAGTTGACTTCCATTATTAATGTTGTTTGTGCTTCAAGTAAGCGTCACGATGAGTTACAAAAAGCTAAGTCGGATCATATTAAATGTTTGTTGGAACTCGGTGAAATCAAATATGGCAAAGGAAAAAATCAAGTTGGAACTATAAGACGAGCTAGTGACACACGTTGGGGTTCTCATTTCAATTCAGTTTGTAGCTTGATTGATATGTATGATGCTACTTTTGTAGTTTTGCAGAGTATAATTAAAGATGGATGTTCTTCACAACGTGGTGATGCTGATGCAGCTTATGGTTATATGATATCATTTGAGTTTGTTTTCATTCTGCACTTGATAAAAGAAATAATGGGAATGACTAATACTTTATCTAAGGCTTTGCAAAAGAAAAATCAAGACATTGGCAATGCTATCTCTCTTGTTTCGGCTACAAAGGAAAGTCTTAACAATTTCAGAAATTCTGGATGGGACTCTTTTATTGAACAAGTTATAATATTCTCTGAGAAACATAAAGTGAACATACCAGATTTCAAAGCCCCGTATAAGTCTACTCGATATCGCCCTTGTGGACAAGACAATCAAGTGAGTGTTGAGCATTATTATAAGGTTGATGTATTTATTTGCACATTGGACAAGCAATTGAATGAGATGGAAAGTAGGTTTGATGATCGTGCCATGGAGAACTCTTACTTCTTATTTGGTTCCAAAAAGTATCTCTGA